In Pirellulales bacterium, the following are encoded in one genomic region:
- a CDS encoding HAD family hydrolase has product MPAIRGVIFDLDGTLVDSRLDFAAMRREIGLPDGTPLLEGLARLSGEARVRGEAVLTRHEWEGAQQATLMAGAGELLAMLAQRGMRLALVTRNRRDVTLATLARLGLEFEIVLTRDDAPPKPDPAAVATICRQWEFVPHEVAVVGDYVFDIEAGRRAGTRTVLYTRGRDPAALPFDATADLVVASLADVDALLAWFERPG; this is encoded by the coding sequence ATGCCGGCGATTCGCGGTGTGATCTTCGACCTGGACGGCACGCTGGTCGACTCCAGGCTCGACTTCGCCGCGATGCGTCGCGAGATCGGGCTGCCAGACGGCACGCCCCTGTTGGAAGGTCTGGCGCGGCTGTCGGGCGAAGCGCGGGTCCGGGGCGAAGCGGTGCTCACGCGGCACGAATGGGAAGGCGCCCAGCAAGCCACGTTGATGGCGGGCGCGGGTGAGCTGCTGGCAATGCTGGCACAGCGCGGCATGCGCCTGGCGCTGGTGACGCGCAACCGGCGCGACGTGACCCTGGCCACGTTGGCGCGGTTGGGATTGGAGTTCGAAATCGTCCTGACCCGGGACGACGCCCCGCCGAAACCCGATCCTGCGGCGGTCGCGACGATTTGCCGGCAATGGGAATTTGTGCCGCACGAGGTGGCCGTCGTTGGCGATTATGTCTTCGACATCGAGGCCGGCCGCCGCGCCGGCACGCGCACCGTGCTCTATACCCGCGGGCGCGATCCCGCGGCGCTCCCCTTCGACGCGACGGCCGACCTGGTCGTCGCGTCGCTGGCCGACGTCGATGCGTTGCTGGCATGGTTCGAGCGACCCGGTTAG